The following are encoded in a window of bacterium genomic DNA:
- a CDS encoding choice-of-anchor Q domain-containing protein has product GMDSRYKNRTGWPPHRSFANNPNLNTGDGYKLTAGSVAIDAGTVAFMPAVDLLGVPRPVDGDTNGTATVDMGCYEFIPQALDSDADGVPDWWTWQYFGHLSGQGSDYSMATNTVPGSRMSNLEKYLADLNPTNPLSVLAVTGVQWLPQGVKVDWEGGQAVRQYVESKSDLGNTNEPWTPVFTNLPPTAITTNVTVNVGTTNRAGFYRIRVER; this is encoded by the coding sequence GGGATGGACTCCAGGTACAAGAATAGGACTGGATGGCCTCCCCACCGGTCATTTGCTAATAACCCCAATTTGAATACTGGGGATGGGTATAAGCTGACTGCGGGTTCAGTGGCCATTGATGCTGGAACGGTAGCATTTATGCCTGCTGTTGATTTACTGGGGGTTCCTCGTCCTGTAGATGGTGACACCAATGGGACGGCCACTGTGGATATGGGCTGTTATGAGTTTATCCCTCAGGCTTTAGATAGCGATGCTGACGGTGTTCCTGATTGGTGGACATGGCAATACTTTGGCCATTTATCAGGGCAGGGTAGTGATTATTCAATGGCAACGAACACCGTGCCTGGTTCCAGGATGAGCAACCTTGAGAAGTATCTTGCTGACCTTAATCCGACTAATCCGCTATCTGTATTGGCTGTTACAGGGGTGCAGTGGTTGCCTCAAGGCGTCAAAGTAGATTGGGAGGGTGGACAGGCGGTCAGGCAGTACGTGGAATCCAAGAGTGATCTCGGCAATACCAATGAGCCCTGGACACCGGTATTCACTAATCTGCCGCCGACCGCCATCACGACCAATGTCACCGTCAATGTTGGGACGACGAACAGGGCAGGTTTCTATAGGATTAGGGTGGAGAGGTAA